From the Candidatus Equadaptatus faecalis genome, the window GATACACTGGCTGCCGAAAAGCTCCGCGCCTTCGTTTATCAGATCGGGACGTTTTACGGCTGCAGAGTTGAGAGAAACCTTGTCCGCTCCGGCGCGGAGTATCGCGCGAATATCTTCGGCGGTGCGTATGCCTCCGCCTACCGTTATGGGGATGAACACGTTCTTTGCGACGCGCGTCACAAGCTTTGCGACCGTCTCGCGTGCATCGCTTGTCGCAGTTATGTCAAGAAAAACAATTTCGTCCGCGCCCTGTTTTTCGTATGCCTGCGCCGCTTCGACAGGGTCTCCGGCGTCGCGCAGATTAACGAAATTTATTCCCTTTACAACGCGCCCGTCTTTGATATCAAGGCACGGTATTATTCTGCTTGCAAACATTATTCTGTTCCTCCGCAGAGTGAAACGAATTTTTTCAGCAGCGCAAGTCCGGTATTTCCGCTTTTTTCAGGATGGAACTGGCAGCCGAACAGATTGCCCTTTTCAACGGCAGCGTCAAACTCAAGCCCGTAGCTGCATACGGCGGCGACGTCCGAACGTTCTGCGGCAGAGCAGCAGAACGAGTGTACGAAATAAACGTAACTGTTCTGCGGCGTGTCCGCAAACAGTCTGCTTGAGCTGTTTATCGACAGAGAATTCCAGCCCATGTGGGGAATTTTCAGCCCCATGCCGGCGGGGAAGCGGCGCACGCAGCCTTTCAGCACGCCGAGCCCCTTTCTGCCCGGGGCTTCTCCGCTTTCTTCAAAAAGCAGCTGCATACCCAGACATATTCCCAAAAAAGGTTTTTCAAGTGCAGCTTCCGCGACTGCTTCTTTGAGGCCGCGCTTTTCAAGCTCGTCAAGAGCGGCGCCGAATGCCCCTACGCCCGGAAGTATCAGCGATGAACAGTTTTTAATTTCATTTGCATTGCACACGATTTTATTTTGCACGTGCAAAAATTCAAGTGCATTCACAACGCTTCTGAGATTTCCGGCTCCGTAATCGATTACTCCGAGCATCTGTAATCTTCCTGTTTGTGTTTGTATCGTGAAGCTATTTCTTCAAGCACGTCCGTGAACGGCACTTCCGTGTCCATGCAGGCGACAAGCAGGTGATAGAGAAGGTCTGCCGCTTCGTAACGGAAATTTTCCCTGTCCTTTACCGCGCAGGCAAGAGCAGTTTCAAGCCCCTCTTCGCCCACCTTCTGCGCAACGCGTTTTGAGCCTTTTGAAAGCAGTCTTGCGGTGTAGCTTTCTTCCGGCGAGGCGTAACGCCTTTTGTTGAGATAGCGCCACAGCCTTCCGAGGAAGGTCATTGCCGTTGAGTTCTCTTTGCCGGCAAGCGACGTAAAGAAGCAGGAGACAGCGCCCGTGTGGCAGGCAGGCCCCTGAGGATCCACAATTGCAAGAATTGTGTCGCCGTCGCAGTCAAGACGCAGCTCCTTCACGCGCATAAAGCTCCCGCTTGTCGCGCCCTTGTGCCATATTTCCCTGCGCGAACGGCTCCAGAACACAAGCTCGCCCTTTTCTTCCGTGAGCCTGAGCGATTCTTCGTTCGCGTAGGCGAGCATAAGCACCTCGCCTGAAACGCAGTCCTGAACTATAACGGGAACGAGCCCTTTTTCGTCGAACTTAATTTTTGAAAAATCGATTTTGTCTGCCATCTTATTTTC encodes:
- the hisF gene encoding imidazole glycerol phosphate synthase subunit HisF, with protein sequence MFASRIIPCLDIKDGRVVKGINFVNLRDAGDPVEAAQAYEKQGADEIVFLDITATSDARETVAKLVTRVAKNVFIPITVGGGIRTAEDIRAILRAGADKVSLNSAAVKRPDLINEGAELFGSQCIVVAIDAKRNGNYWEVYTAGGRTPMGIDAVEWACEAEKRGAGEILLTSMDTDGTKSGYNLELTSAIAEKLSIPVIASGGAGCMEHFYDALTKGKASAVLAASLFHFHEIPIPELKK
- the hisH gene encoding imidazole glycerol phosphate synthase subunit HisH — its product is MLGVIDYGAGNLRSVVNALEFLHVQNKIVCNANEIKNCSSLILPGVGAFGAALDELEKRGLKEAVAEAALEKPFLGICLGMQLLFEESGEAPGRKGLGVLKGCVRRFPAGMGLKIPHMGWNSLSINSSSRLFADTPQNSYVYFVHSFCCSAAERSDVAAVCSYGLEFDAAVEKGNLFGCQFHPEKSGNTGLALLKKFVSLCGGTE
- a CDS encoding bifunctional phosphoribosyl-AMP cyclohydrolase/phosphoribosyl-ATP diphosphatase HisIE; translation: MADKIDFSKIKFDEKGLVPVIVQDCVSGEVLMLAYANEESLRLTEEKGELVFWSRSRREIWHKGATSGSFMRVKELRLDCDGDTILAIVDPQGPACHTGAVSCFFTSLAGKENSTAMTFLGRLWRYLNKRRYASPEESYTARLLSKGSKRVAQKVGEEGLETALACAVKDRENFRYEAADLLYHLLVACMDTEVPFTDVLEEIASRYKHKQEDYRCSE